A window from Amblyomma americanum isolate KBUSLIRL-KWMA chromosome 7, ASM5285725v1, whole genome shotgun sequence encodes these proteins:
- the LOC144097154 gene encoding uncharacterized protein LOC144097154 — protein sequence MASTSRQAARGKKPLSRDSAASTDSTSSEESQDDFSSSDFSSESDPASRSPGPSASVRRVSTSYGNDVLPPRQKRIQFSPRREPGVHLTEDVGVALRSTTKRFLTALNFFPFFGGSDPNYL from the exons ATGGCGTCGACGTCGCGTCAGGCCGCGCGAGGAAAGAAGCCTCTGTCGCGTGATTCAGCTGCTTCGACTGATTCAACGAGTAGCGAGGAGTCACAAGATGATTTCTCAAGCTCTGATTTCAGTTCAGAGAGTGATCCAGCATCGCGATCACCTGGACCGTCAGCTAGTGTCCGTAG GGTTTCCACAAGCTATGGGAACGACGTCCTGCCCCCGCGACAGAAGCGTATTCAGTTTTCTCCCAGGCGGGAACCTGGTGTGCATCTGACCGAGGATGTGGGTGTGGCACTCCGGAGCACCACAAAGAGATTCCTGACCGCCCTcaacttttttcctttttttggcgGAAGTGATCCAAACTATTTGTGA